Part of the Elusimicrobiota bacterium genome is shown below.
GGCGCTTCGCCAGGGCGGCCGCGGGCTCACGGCCCAGCGGGCCCGCACCACCTCCCCGGTGGGGGTGGTCAGGGGGGTTTCCCATTGTCGTCCGACCACCGGACACCCCCCGGCGGCGGCCGCGTCTTGGAGGTCTTTGATAAAAGACGCTCGGTTGGCGGGTTCCACCAGGGTTTCAATAAAATCCCGCCCCAAAAGGTCCCGACGCGGCCAACCGAAAAGACGCTCGGCTTCGTCGTTCCATTCAAGCACGTGACCTTCCCGTGAAATCAGCGCCCAACCCCGAAATCGTCCGGCCAGTTCAAACATCGCTCGGCCTCCCTTTTTTCACACTATCGGAAGGAATTCAAAGAACCACAGCCCCTTCCGGGTTGGCACACTTTTTGCATATGGGTATAGTGTGAACAGGATTTACCGTAAAAGTAAAAATGTGTATTATAAATATCCTTCAACACTGCGACGTGCTGAAGCGCACCTCGAGGGTCACGGCTCGTTCGGAACACCGGAAACGATTTTCGGGAGGCCCCATTGAGCGACACCACGCCGTCGTTGATTGAAACGCAGTCCGCGTCTTTCACCACCCGGGCCCGCCCCTTGGCCATGGACGTGGCCCACGAGCTGAGCAACGTGTTGGGGTGCCTCACCATCCTTCCCGACGTCATGATGCGCCACATCCCCGCGGACAGCCCTCTGCGGCGGGATTTGGTTGAAATGCGTCGCGCCGTCCAACGCCTGGACGACTTGGCGACCCATTTGTCTCTTTTGTCCTCGGACCGAACCAACATCGGGCCGCTCAACCTTGGGGATCTCGTGCGGGTGACGCTCGCCAAAGAACCCCTCCGCCAAATCCTCCAGGACTGCCCCTCCGTTCGATCGGATTTTCAATTTGAAGAAGGGATTCCCCCGATTCAAGGTTCGGCGGATTGGATTCCCGTCATACTCCGAAACCTGGCGCGCAACGCCCTGGACGCCATGATCGGCGGCGGGCGATTGTCCGTCGCCGTGCTTTTTCGGCGGCTCTCCGCCGACCACCCCGGGCTGGACCGGGTGCCGGGAGGCGATTACGTTGTTTTGAGCGTGGGCGACTCGGGCCCCTTGCTGACGGCCGATCAGCGGGCCAGCCTGTTTGAACCCTATTTCTCCCAAATGGTCCTGGCGCGTCCTTCCGGGGGCGGGTTGGCCCTCATGGTGGTCCGGCGGCTGGTCCGCCGCCAGGGCGGCTTCGTGGACGTTCGCTCCGGTCCCGGGGGTTCCTTTTTCGACGTGTATTTTCCCGCCCTGCGGGATTCGGTGCAAAAACCGGACCCCCCCCCCGTCCCGCGGCGGTCCCGTTTGGTGATCGTCGACGACCGACGCGACCAGCGGGAACTGTTCGGGCGGCTGCTGGAAAACGCCGGCCACGACGTGGTCACCGTGGCCAACGAATCGGAAGCGCTGGAGGCCCTGGCCCGCCAGAACGCCGACGTCGTTCTGCTGGACATCTCCCTGCGCAAACAACACGACGGACTCGACCTTTACCAAACCCTGCGGGCCCGTTGGCCCGGGCAAAAAGTGGTCTTCGTGAGCGGCCACGGCCGCGAGGAATACGCCGAGGCTCTGCCGGATTTGATGGAGGCCCCGTTTTTGAAAAAACCCTTTACGGCCAAAACCCTCTTGGCCACCGTCGACGATCTCCTGGCGGCTTCCGACCCTCGGTGATGCGATGACCCCCGGCCCCCGCCTCACCGGTTCCGCGGCGCCTCGAACGCTTCAGCGCCTCATTCCCCGCCTGAAGCTGGCCCATTTGATGGCCTTGCCCGAAGAAAACTTCGGCAAATTGGTCCTGACCGTGGAGCGTCATCCGCTCTTTCAAAAATATCTCTACACCAGCGACCCTCACCGGCAACTCTTCTCCTACGGACGTTTTCAGCGGAGCGGGGTGGCGCCCCGCTTTCTCCAGATCAACGAGGACATCGCCCCCGCCGCGGGGGGGCTGGACGTCGAGTCGCTCCTGGACGAAAAACGGTCCCTGATCGCCCTCTGCCGGCGCATCGGGGAGAAAAACTTCGAGCGCTTTTTCCTGTACGGCGAGGGGGGCCGCTCCCTGGACGACATCGCCCGGGAATGCGGCGTCAGCTTGGAGGACGCCCAGCGGGCTCTGGATTTGGTGACCCGGGTGGGGGTTCAGTCCGAATTTTACGAGCCCCCCTCCCCGGCCATGTCCCCCACCAACACCCGCATCGCCCACATCGAACCCGACGGGGAGGGGTCCTTCGCGATCCGCTACACCTCCCTCAAATACGCCCGCGGCCGTTACGTCATCCATTACGACCGGCTCAATTCCCTCAAACGCCTCCCGGGAATGACCCTCGAAGAATTTCGCCAAGTTAAAAAACTGGTCAAAACCATGGAATTCGTCAACGCCCGACGCTCCACCGTGAGTCGCGTGCTGGAAACCATCGTCCAACGGCAGGACGGGTTCCTTCGCTCCGGCCACCAGGAAGATTTAAAGGACCTCACGCAGGAAGAATTGGCCCACCAATTGGGAGTCCATTCCAGCACCATCAGCCGCATCGTGGCCTCCAAATCCGTTTTAACGCCCTGGAACGAAGAACGCCGAATCAAGGATTTCCTAGGCCGACGGTCGGTGGAGGGCGTTCTGGCCAAAATCCAGGACCTGGTGGAGGAGGAAACCCGGCTGATTCGTTCGGGCGCCCGTCCGACTCCATTTCGCGACGAGGAGCTTTGTCGCGCCCTGGCCGAGCGCCAGGGACCGCGAATCGCCCTTCGCACCATGTCGAAATACCGTTCCCTGCTCCACATCCCCAACGTCTACGACCGGGCCCGCGCCATGGCCCGGCCGATCCCCCCCCCGCTTAAGTCTTCTTAGCCTGAACCGATAATTCCCCTGACTACGCGGCCTGGGCCGTCGTCGTCTATTCGTCGGCCGATCCGGACGAACGCGCCGATTTCGAGGGGGAAGGATGTCCACCACACCGGTTCCGATCCTGCTGGTCGACCACGACGAAAAAGATTTCAACGACGCGCGGGCCCTTTTGGAGCAATTTGAATCCGCCACCTATTGCCTGGACTGGGCGGCCGATTACGACGCGGGTTTAAAAGCCCTTTCCAAGGGAGCGTACGCCTTGGTCCTCGTGGAATACCATCTGGGCGACAAGACGGGCCTCGATTTCCTTCAGGCCCTAAAAGACCGGGGCCCCGAGTCTCCGGTGATCGTTTTGACCGAAAAAGGCGACCGGGAAGTGGATCTGCAGGTCATGCGGGAAGGCGCCTACGACTTCCTCGTCAAAGGCGAATACGACGCCTCGCTCCTGGAACGCACCCTCCGCTACGCCCTGAGCCGGCGAAAAACCGAAGAACATCTGCTCCACACCGCCCGGGAACTCGAGCGAATGAATTCGACGTTGAAGGAAACCCAGTCCCGCATTATTCAACAGGAAAAGATGGCGTCCATCGGCCAATTGGCGGCGGGCGTGGCCCACGAAATCAACAACCCCATCGGGTTCGTCTCCTCCAACCTGCGCACCCTCGC
Proteins encoded:
- a CDS encoding PAS domain-containing protein, with translation MLEWNDEAERLFGWPRRDLLGRDFIETLVEPANRASFIKDLQDAAAAGGCPVVGRQWETPLTTPTGEVVRARWAVSPRPPWRSAVVFHVDRSVRSSDGGACVATR
- a CDS encoding response regulator, with the translated sequence MSDTTPSLIETQSASFTTRARPLAMDVAHELSNVLGCLTILPDVMMRHIPADSPLRRDLVEMRRAVQRLDDLATHLSLLSSDRTNIGPLNLGDLVRVTLAKEPLRQILQDCPSVRSDFQFEEGIPPIQGSADWIPVILRNLARNALDAMIGGGRLSVAVLFRRLSADHPGLDRVPGGDYVVLSVGDSGPLLTADQRASLFEPYFSQMVLARPSGGGLALMVVRRLVRRQGGFVDVRSGPGGSFFDVYFPALRDSVQKPDPPPVPRRSRLVIVDDRRDQRELFGRLLENAGHDVVTVANESEALEALARQNADVVLLDISLRKQHDGLDLYQTLRARWPGQKVVFVSGHGREEYAEALPDLMEAPFLKKPFTAKTLLATVDDLLAASDPR